From the genome of Ptychodera flava strain L36383 chromosome 22, AS_Pfla_20210202, whole genome shotgun sequence, one region includes:
- the LOC139123293 gene encoding uncharacterized protein isoform X1 yields MATSSNSNTYCRDYRTEKRLQKSFTIFVMANDRVIWKIVFACFTVSSICYVLYSKSSTSTNQKGFPAWPHKKSSPSGLTSYRDVFEGALKATDFVVPNIAHYIWFSCHEFGFINLLSILSVYKIMKSERIIFHTDCEPNGKWWAEAKNKVPILEVWYITAPDNVFGQDLNLNWPEHQADVAKLQILAKFGGVYLDPDVIVVTPLESLRKYEYVISLNGDNSVDSGLIIANNNSEFLRLFYASYKDYKNKCWICNSVENQEKLARDNKHIVHIQKSMTVRPNFDKWKTLFFGKFPWRKGQYAFHIWTPVYKHLRDIDTGTWPEDFTPEYIKNLDSTFAEICRILYFDIGCLTTEMSKGQ; encoded by the exons atggccacctcgtctaacagtaacacgtattgtcgggattatcgtacggaaaaaagactgcaaaa ATCGTTCACGATATTTGTGATGGCTAACGACAGAGTAATCTGGAAGATTGTATTTGCGTGTTTTACTGTGTCTTCCATATGCTATGTGTTGTACTCAAAATCTAGTACTAGTACCAACCAAAAGGGTTTCCCAGCATGGCCGCACAAAAAGTCAAGCCCTTCAGGACTCACTTCCTACAGAGATgtgtttgagggcgctctcaaAGCCACCGATTTCGTCGTTCCTAATATCGCTCATTATATCTGGTTTTCCTGTCATGAGTTCGGATTCATCAATTTGCTGAGTATTCTGAGCGTGTACAAGATAATGAAATCTGAAAGAATAATTTTCCACACGGATTGCGAGCCAAATGGAAAATGGTGGGCTGAAGCGAAGAACAAGGTACCTATCCTTGAGGTTTGGTATATCACAGCGCCGGACAATGTTTTCGGACAAGATTTGAATTTAAACTGGCCAGAGCATCAAGCCGACGTTGCCAAACTACAAATCCTCGCCAAGTTTGGTGGAGTGTATCTCGATCCCGACGTCATCGTTGTCACCCCACTTGAATCCCTGCGCAAGTATGAATACGTCATCAGTCTAAACGGCGACAATAGTGTCGACAGTGGATTGATAATCGCAAATAACAACTCGGAGTTTTTGAGGCTTTTCTACGCGAGTTATAAGGActacaaaaataaatgttggatatgcaactcagttgaaaatcaagaaaaattagcAAGGGATAACAAACACATCGTACATATCCAAAAATCCATGACAGTTCGCCCAAATTTTGACAAGTGGAAGACGTTGTTCTTTGGTAAGTTCCCTTGGCGAAAAGGACAGTATGCATTTCACATTTGGACCCCTGTATATAAACATCTACGAGACATAGATACAGGTACTTGGCCAGAAGACTTCACTCCAGAATATATAAAAAACCTCGATTCGACATTTGCTGAAATCTGTCGCATTCTGTACTTTGACATTGGTTGTCTAACAACAGAAATGTCCAAGGGACAATAA
- the LOC139123293 gene encoding uncharacterized protein isoform X2, translating to MANDRVIWKIVFACFTVSSICYVLYSKSSTSTNQKGFPAWPHKKSSPSGLTSYRDVFEGALKATDFVVPNIAHYIWFSCHEFGFINLLSILSVYKIMKSERIIFHTDCEPNGKWWAEAKNKVPILEVWYITAPDNVFGQDLNLNWPEHQADVAKLQILAKFGGVYLDPDVIVVTPLESLRKYEYVISLNGDNSVDSGLIIANNNSEFLRLFYASYKDYKNKCWICNSVENQEKLARDNKHIVHIQKSMTVRPNFDKWKTLFFGKFPWRKGQYAFHIWTPVYKHLRDIDTGTWPEDFTPEYIKNLDSTFAEICRILYFDIGCLTTEMSKGQ from the coding sequence ATGGCTAACGACAGAGTAATCTGGAAGATTGTATTTGCGTGTTTTACTGTGTCTTCCATATGCTATGTGTTGTACTCAAAATCTAGTACTAGTACCAACCAAAAGGGTTTCCCAGCATGGCCGCACAAAAAGTCAAGCCCTTCAGGACTCACTTCCTACAGAGATgtgtttgagggcgctctcaaAGCCACCGATTTCGTCGTTCCTAATATCGCTCATTATATCTGGTTTTCCTGTCATGAGTTCGGATTCATCAATTTGCTGAGTATTCTGAGCGTGTACAAGATAATGAAATCTGAAAGAATAATTTTCCACACGGATTGCGAGCCAAATGGAAAATGGTGGGCTGAAGCGAAGAACAAGGTACCTATCCTTGAGGTTTGGTATATCACAGCGCCGGACAATGTTTTCGGACAAGATTTGAATTTAAACTGGCCAGAGCATCAAGCCGACGTTGCCAAACTACAAATCCTCGCCAAGTTTGGTGGAGTGTATCTCGATCCCGACGTCATCGTTGTCACCCCACTTGAATCCCTGCGCAAGTATGAATACGTCATCAGTCTAAACGGCGACAATAGTGTCGACAGTGGATTGATAATCGCAAATAACAACTCGGAGTTTTTGAGGCTTTTCTACGCGAGTTATAAGGActacaaaaataaatgttggatatgcaactcagttgaaaatcaagaaaaattagcAAGGGATAACAAACACATCGTACATATCCAAAAATCCATGACAGTTCGCCCAAATTTTGACAAGTGGAAGACGTTGTTCTTTGGTAAGTTCCCTTGGCGAAAAGGACAGTATGCATTTCACATTTGGACCCCTGTATATAAACATCTACGAGACATAGATACAGGTACTTGGCCAGAAGACTTCACTCCAGAATATATAAAAAACCTCGATTCGACATTTGCTGAAATCTGTCGCATTCTGTACTTTGACATTGGTTGTCTAACAACAGAAATGTCCAAGGGACAATAA